One genomic window of Halococcus sediminicola includes the following:
- a CDS encoding YegP family protein codes for MTDHDREYTLTVRPNATLHVAYSTDGGRLEGAFLAVEYGREGLDGEEGSAEGIEWRGYEVALARDGENVLGSDIERALDRGVDRVLDGEQSLVDRDRLQRAASVAGDYGHRAKAGLHKLRERRSGEGMDVETPETVQVPGPGGATIDVSLSATEAAFDLYEDDGANWRWRLVGDDGDTLAVSPAGYDSREAAEETITHLKANVLGADIET; via the coding sequence ATGACCGACCACGACCGCGAATACACGCTCACCGTTCGTCCGAACGCCACCCTTCACGTCGCGTACAGCACCGACGGGGGCCGGCTGGAGGGTGCCTTCCTCGCCGTCGAGTACGGCCGCGAGGGGCTGGACGGTGAGGAAGGTTCGGCGGAGGGCATCGAGTGGCGCGGCTACGAGGTCGCGCTCGCCCGCGACGGCGAGAACGTCCTCGGTAGCGACATCGAACGAGCACTCGACCGCGGCGTCGACCGCGTGCTCGACGGCGAGCAGTCGCTGGTCGATAGGGACCGACTCCAGCGCGCCGCGAGCGTGGCGGGCGACTACGGTCATCGGGCGAAAGCGGGCCTACACAAGCTCCGGGAACGACGTTCCGGCGAGGGAATGGACGTCGAGACGCCTGAGACGGTACAGGTACCCGGACCGGGCGGTGCGACCATCGACGTCTCGCTGTCGGCGACCGAGGCGGCGTTCGATCTCTACGAGGACGACGGCGCAAACTGGCGCTGGCGACTCGTCGGCGACGACGGCGACACGCTCGCGGTCAGCCCTGCGGGTTACGACTCGCGCGAAGCGGCCGAAGAGACCATCACCCACCTCAAGGCGAACGTGCTCGGCGCGGACATCGAGACCTGA
- a CDS encoding cobalamin-binding protein, with the protein MRVVSLLPSATEIVAALDIEPVGVSHECDYPSWVADKPAVNRSRVDPTASSGEIDEQVLDAEDSGGVYAIELDTLARLDPDLVVSQGICEVCAVDAVAVRKAVDELGLDCEVLTTDPHSIEDVFEDIHRIGTATGTEERAAALVADLEARVRAVERTAKTADERPRVAVLDWTSPVMVAGHWIPEMVEMAGGSYGIADHGAASRPVEWEAIREYDPEILVVAPCGFDLDQTTENLADLTARPGWDELTAVQEGRAYAIDGHQYVNRPGTRLVDSLEHLAGVIHPDAFERPPTDAARSLSALTAKL; encoded by the coding sequence ATGCGCGTCGTTTCCCTGCTTCCGTCGGCGACCGAGATCGTCGCCGCGCTCGACATCGAACCGGTCGGTGTCTCCCACGAGTGTGACTATCCATCGTGGGTGGCCGACAAACCTGCCGTCAACCGCTCGCGGGTCGATCCAACGGCGTCGAGCGGGGAGATCGACGAGCAGGTGCTCGACGCCGAGGACTCCGGCGGGGTCTACGCCATCGAACTCGACACGCTCGCGCGCCTCGACCCCGACCTCGTGGTCTCGCAGGGCATCTGTGAGGTCTGTGCGGTCGATGCGGTGGCCGTCCGCAAGGCGGTTGACGAGTTGGGTCTCGACTGCGAGGTGCTCACGACCGACCCCCACTCCATCGAGGACGTGTTCGAGGACATCCATCGCATCGGCACGGCGACGGGAACCGAAGAACGGGCGGCGGCACTCGTCGCCGACCTTGAAGCGCGCGTCCGGGCGGTCGAGCGAACGGCTAAAACGGCCGACGAGCGCCCGCGCGTGGCGGTGCTCGACTGGACCAGTCCCGTGATGGTCGCCGGCCACTGGATCCCCGAGATGGTGGAGATGGCCGGCGGTTCCTATGGAATCGCCGACCACGGCGCGGCCTCGCGTCCGGTCGAATGGGAAGCGATTCGCGAGTACGACCCCGAGATACTGGTCGTCGCGCCCTGTGGGTTCGACCTCGACCAGACTACGGAGAACCTCGCCGACCTGACCGCCCGACCGGGTTGGGACGAGCTGACTGCCGTGCAGGAGGGCCGGGCGTACGCCATCGACGGCCACCAGTACGTCAACCGCCCCGGAACCCGGCTGGTCGACTCGCTCGAACATCTCGCTGGCGTGATTCATCCCGACGCCTTCGAGCGGCCACCAACTGACGCCGCCCGCTCGCTGTCGGCGCTGACAGCGAAGCTCTAA
- a CDS encoding DUF6663 family protein: MESTTSGTFRVLESPRDPAELLLLDTSTQDPTYVTTAGYEDDLGREVSNIEPGNRIAARLSWTDGMPRFVEIEVETRTTIAFADDATGIFEVAQETWQEAEREGQAMNSRTTRNTDNEANGVVYTFAKQAGQRDLYEEFQDGITPLEPLIDRLAESAEPPFAVFVLRPREEPFVLVALATERDGQFATTMRETYEGL; encoded by the coding sequence ATGGAATCGACGACGAGTGGGACCTTCCGGGTGCTCGAAAGCCCGCGCGACCCGGCGGAGCTACTGCTGCTCGATACGAGCACACAGGACCCGACCTACGTCACGACCGCGGGCTACGAGGATGACCTCGGGCGCGAAGTCAGTAACATCGAGCCGGGCAATCGCATTGCTGCGCGCCTCTCGTGGACGGACGGGATGCCGCGCTTCGTTGAAATCGAGGTCGAAACCCGGACCACGATCGCGTTCGCCGACGACGCGACCGGCATTTTCGAGGTGGCGCAGGAGACGTGGCAGGAAGCCGAACGCGAGGGGCAGGCGATGAACTCGCGGACCACGCGAAACACCGACAACGAGGCGAACGGGGTGGTCTACACGTTCGCCAAACAGGCGGGCCAGCGCGATCTCTACGAGGAGTTTCAGGACGGAATTACCCCTTTGGAACCGCTCATCGACCGGCTGGCCGAGAGTGCGGAGCCTCCTTTCGCGGTGTTCGTCCTCCGACCACGCGAGGAGCCGTTCGTCCTCGTGGCGCTCGCCACGGAGCGGGACGGCCAGTTCGCCACGACGATGCGCGAGACCTACGAGGGCCTCTGA
- a CDS encoding histone: MSVELPFAPVDAIIRRHAGSLRVSSEATEELARRIQQRGARLASEAATRATDEDRKTLRVADFDGSRSPDPELPVAPVDRIARLDIDERYRVSMDARVALAGILERYAGHVAAAAAVLARHAGRRTITLADVETYFELEPYYEEAS; the protein is encoded by the coding sequence ATGAGTGTCGAGCTCCCGTTCGCCCCGGTCGACGCCATCATCCGGCGGCACGCGGGCTCGTTGCGCGTGAGTAGCGAGGCGACCGAGGAACTCGCACGCCGGATCCAACAGCGTGGCGCACGGCTCGCCAGCGAGGCCGCGACGCGGGCGACCGACGAGGACCGGAAGACGCTGCGCGTCGCGGATTTCGACGGCAGTCGATCACCGGACCCGGAGCTTCCGGTCGCGCCCGTCGACCGCATCGCTAGGCTCGACATCGACGAGCGCTATCGCGTCTCGATGGACGCCCGGGTCGCGCTCGCGGGCATCCTCGAACGGTATGCGGGGCACGTCGCGGCGGCCGCGGCTGTCCTCGCCCGTCATGCCGGTCGGCGGACGATCACGCTCGCGGACGTCGAGACCTACTTCGAACTCGAACCGTACTACGAGGAGGCGTCGTGA
- a CDS encoding winged helix-turn-helix transcriptional regulator produces the protein MDEPQPERAVAESSERAEEPTEWLAVWHGLHRALSGKWAMHVLRLLFDGPRGFNEMRRELDGPTAKTLSERLTELRCHGLVERHVEATSPPMTRYELTPAGRRFVAVLRELETAVDLVECGCDTSCEIVTVDAERTAAVTEEC, from the coding sequence ATGGACGAACCCCAGCCCGAACGCGCCGTCGCCGAGTCGTCGGAGCGCGCCGAAGAACCGACGGAGTGGCTGGCCGTCTGGCACGGTCTCCACCGGGCGCTGAGCGGAAAGTGGGCGATGCACGTCCTTCGTCTGCTCTTCGACGGACCGCGAGGATTCAACGAGATGCGCCGCGAACTCGACGGACCGACGGCCAAGACGCTCTCCGAGCGTCTGACCGAACTCCGCTGTCACGGTCTCGTCGAGCGTCACGTCGAGGCGACGTCGCCGCCCATGACGCGGTACGAACTCACCCCTGCCGGACGGCGGTTCGTCGCGGTGCTTCGGGAACTGGAGACGGCAGTCGATCTCGTCGAATGTGGCTGCGATACATCCTGTGAGATAGTCACTGTGGACGCCGAACGAACGGCGGCCGTCACCGAGGAGTGCTGA
- the ubaA gene encoding SAMP-activating enzyme E1 yields the protein MSDLSLDSAQLERYSRHIIMDGVGPAGQRSLLDARVLVVGAGGLGAPAIQYLAAAGVGRLGIVDDDVVERSNLQRQVVHGDSDVGAKKVDSAAEFVAQLNPDVTTETYDQRLTPENATALVAEYDFVVDGSDNFRTRYLVNDACTLAGVPFSHGAIYRFEGQVTTFDGNSPCYRCLFPEAPPEGTVPDCATTGVLGVLPGVVGSIQATETVKYLMGVGESLTGRLLSYDALAMSFEELPIKPNPDCPICGEDGIGSMDDVEYAGSCAVAD from the coding sequence ATGAGCGACCTCAGCCTCGATTCGGCCCAACTGGAGCGCTACTCCCGACACATCATCATGGACGGGGTCGGTCCCGCGGGCCAGCGGTCGCTGCTCGACGCGCGCGTGCTCGTCGTCGGCGCGGGCGGTCTCGGCGCGCCGGCCATCCAGTATCTCGCCGCCGCCGGCGTCGGTCGGCTGGGAATCGTCGACGACGACGTGGTCGAACGTTCTAATCTCCAGCGACAGGTCGTCCACGGGGATAGTGACGTCGGCGCGAAGAAAGTCGACAGCGCCGCCGAATTCGTCGCCCAACTGAACCCCGACGTGACGACCGAAACGTACGATCAACGACTGACCCCCGAAAACGCCACGGCGCTCGTTGCCGAGTACGACTTCGTCGTCGACGGCTCGGACAACTTCCGCACGCGCTACCTCGTCAACGACGCCTGCACGCTCGCCGGGGTTCCCTTCTCGCATGGGGCCATCTACCGTTTCGAGGGACAGGTAACGACCTTCGACGGGAACTCACCGTGCTACCGCTGTCTGTTCCCCGAGGCTCCCCCCGAGGGAACGGTCCCCGACTGTGCGACGACGGGCGTGCTCGGCGTGCTCCCCGGTGTCGTCGGCTCGATACAGGCGACCGAAACGGTAAAATATCTCATGGGTGTCGGCGAGAGTCTAACCGGTCGGCTACTCTCCTACGATGCACTCGCCATGAGCTTCGAGGAACTCCCCATCAAACCGAACCCCGACTGCCCGATCTGTGGCGAGGATGGTATCGGATCGATGGACGACGTCGAGTACGCCGGTTCGTGTGCGGTCGCCGATTAG
- a CDS encoding histone deacetylase family protein, which produces MRFGYSSDCLDHDPGPRHPESPDRLRAIRQALSHRHGVEYVEADAVTAEQARTVHDDDYIEEIREFCADGGGQWDPDTVAVEATWNAALKSAGQAVWSAHEALDGAGGRGTPFAIGRPPGHHAVADDAMGFCFLNNAAIAAQSALDAGAERVAILDWDVHHGNGTQDIFAERGDVFYCSIHERGLYPGTGEASETGTGDGEGTTANLAFPAGGDDAAYLAAVDDAFAPLLADFDPDLLLVSAGFDAHEHDPISRMKVSTEGYGVLTARVRALAGRCGAGLGFVLEGGYGLETLSESIKKVNEVFDGYDPVEPNGGVDDRMRSVIDDVRTAHGLDGT; this is translated from the coding sequence ATGAGGTTCGGCTATTCGAGCGACTGTCTCGATCACGACCCCGGCCCGCGCCATCCCGAGAGCCCCGACCGCCTGCGCGCCATCCGTCAGGCCCTCTCCCATCGCCACGGCGTCGAGTACGTCGAGGCCGACGCGGTCACCGCCGAACAGGCTCGTACCGTCCACGACGACGACTACATCGAGGAGATCCGCGAGTTCTGTGCCGACGGCGGCGGCCAGTGGGACCCCGACACGGTGGCCGTCGAGGCCACGTGGAACGCGGCGCTCAAAAGCGCCGGACAGGCCGTCTGGAGCGCCCACGAAGCGCTCGACGGTGCCGGCGGACGCGGGACGCCCTTTGCCATCGGACGACCGCCCGGCCACCACGCGGTCGCCGACGACGCGATGGGCTTTTGCTTTCTCAACAACGCCGCCATCGCCGCTCAGTCCGCGCTTGACGCGGGTGCCGAACGGGTCGCTATTCTCGACTGGGACGTCCACCACGGCAACGGCACCCAGGACATCTTCGCCGAGCGCGGCGACGTGTTCTACTGTTCGATCCACGAGCGCGGGCTGTATCCGGGTACCGGCGAGGCGAGCGAGACCGGCACGGGCGACGGCGAGGGGACGACGGCGAACCTGGCTTTCCCGGCCGGCGGCGACGACGCGGCCTATCTCGCGGCCGTCGACGACGCCTTCGCGCCGCTGCTCGCCGACTTCGACCCCGATCTCCTGTTGGTGAGCGCGGGTTTCGACGCCCACGAACACGACCCCATCTCGCGCATGAAAGTCTCGACGGAGGGGTACGGCGTGCTGACCGCCCGCGTTCGCGCGCTCGCCGGGCGCTGCGGGGCGGGACTCGGGTTCGTCCTCGAAGGCGGCTACGGTCTCGAAACCCTCTCGGAGAGCATCAAGAAAGTGAACGAAGTCTTCGACGGCTACGACCCCGTCGAACCCAACGGCGGGGTTGACGACCGGATGCGGTCGGTCATCGACGACGTGCGGACGGCTCATGGTCTCGACGGAACGTAA
- a CDS encoding single-stranded DNA binding protein — translation MGAIADIYADLDAEVPETEFREAVEQKVEEMGGLADEETAAMLIAHELSDGEIEGVADVEAGMEEAKFAAKVTSIGELRTFERDGEDEDGKVVNVEVADETGRVRVAFWDERAEGAVEELEVGDVLKIAGRPREGYNGIEVSADRAEPADVDIEVDLDGADTIEALTLGESDVTLTGMVLDTDTIRTFERDDGSEGKVANLTLGDETGRVRVTLWDDQTERVEELDPDTTVELVDGYVRERDGDLEVHLSARSTLEAVDADVEYVPETTPIENLAIDTTTDIGGVVRSADPKRTFDRDDGSEGQVRNVRLQDDTGDIRVALWGEKADREIAPGDEIQFTDVEIQDGWRDDLEASAGWRASVFAIDGGATTTDGSDGDSAEGLAAFAGDGATDETDDTNAESDAESGADAAAGTDTEAASGGSTEFTGTVVQAGDPVVLDNGSETMRVETSMDVHLGQELTARGPVSEGRLDAEDLF, via the coding sequence ATGGGTGCGATAGCGGACATCTACGCGGACCTCGATGCCGAGGTCCCCGAGACGGAGTTCCGCGAGGCCGTCGAGCAGAAAGTCGAGGAGATGGGCGGTCTCGCCGACGAGGAGACCGCCGCGATGCTCATCGCCCACGAACTCTCGGACGGCGAGATCGAGGGCGTCGCGGACGTCGAGGCGGGCATGGAGGAGGCGAAGTTCGCCGCGAAAGTCACCAGCATCGGCGAACTTCGGACCTTCGAGCGCGACGGCGAGGACGAGGACGGGAAGGTGGTCAACGTCGAGGTGGCTGACGAAACAGGAAGGGTTCGAGTCGCCTTCTGGGACGAGCGCGCCGAGGGAGCCGTCGAGGAACTCGAAGTCGGCGACGTGCTCAAGATCGCCGGTCGCCCGCGCGAGGGGTACAACGGTATCGAGGTCAGCGCCGACCGGGCCGAACCGGCTGACGTCGACATCGAGGTGGACCTCGACGGCGCGGACACCATCGAAGCGCTCACGCTCGGCGAGTCAGACGTCACGCTCACAGGGATGGTCCTCGACACCGATACCATCAGGACCTTCGAGCGCGACGACGGCTCGGAAGGGAAGGTGGCGAACCTCACGCTCGGCGACGAAACCGGACGAGTGCGGGTGACGCTCTGGGACGACCAAACGGAGCGCGTTGAGGAACTCGATCCGGACACGACCGTCGAACTCGTCGACGGCTACGTGCGCGAGCGCGACGGCGACCTCGAAGTCCACCTGAGCGCGCGCAGCACGCTCGAAGCGGTCGACGCCGACGTCGAGTACGTCCCCGAGACGACGCCCATCGAAAATCTAGCAATCGATACGACGACCGACATCGGCGGCGTCGTCCGCTCGGCGGACCCGAAGCGCACCTTCGACCGCGACGACGGCTCGGAGGGACAGGTCAGGAACGTCCGCCTGCAGGACGACACGGGCGACATCCGCGTGGCGCTCTGGGGCGAGAAAGCCGATCGGGAGATCGCCCCCGGCGACGAGATCCAGTTCACGGACGTCGAGATCCAAGACGGCTGGCGCGACGACCTCGAAGCCTCCGCGGGTTGGCGCGCGAGCGTGTTCGCCATCGACGGCGGAGCCACGACGACGGACGGAAGCGACGGCGATTCGGCGGAGGGATTGGCTGCGTTCGCCGGCGACGGAGCCACGGACGAAACCGACGACACGAACGCCGAATCCGACGCCGAAAGCGGGGCGGACGCGGCGGCCGGGACCGACACCGAGGCGGCGAGCGGGGGGTCGACGGAGTTCACCGGGACGGTCGTCCAGGCCGGCGACCCGGTCGTGCTCGACAACGGCAGCGAGACGATGCGCGTCGAGACGAGTATGGATGTTCATCTCGGCCAGGAACTCACCGCTCGCGGGCCGGTCTCCGAGGGACGACTCGACGCCGAGGACCTGTTCTGA
- the cca gene encoding CCA tRNA nucleotidyltransferase — protein sequence MTDALDTLLAEVRERVTPTAAERTRLDAATASLRERATAAIEDLSAEADTRHVGSTARGTWLPGDRDIDLFVRFPPDLPRENLERHGLAVGHAVLPDGHEEYAEHPYVTGEFDGFGVDIVPCYRVSSATAIRSAVDRTPFHTRYLETRLDDALVTEVRLTKRFLSAIDVYGSDLRTRGFSGYLTELLTLEHGDFRSLVGAAADWQPPVRFDPERHGSRTFDDPLVMVDPTDPERNVAAVLSPTSLARFQHHARRLLADPAEDHFESDAPTPLSAADVRREIDRRATTPVAVRFDAPAIVDDQLYPQLEKSLTGVRTALDEHGFEVLRSRAFARETGVLFYELAVADLPRVERHVGPPVSTREHAERFYETYENADCYGPFVDGERYVVERDRAFRTAYALLDDGLDGVALGVDVERALEDGYSVLTADEVAALTEEFGDELADYFAPSP from the coding sequence ATGACCGACGCCCTCGATACGCTCCTCGCGGAGGTCCGTGAGCGCGTGACGCCCACCGCGGCGGAACGTACCCGCCTCGACGCCGCGACCGCCAGCCTCCGCGAGCGCGCCACAGCGGCCATCGAGGACCTCTCCGCCGAGGCCGACACCCGTCACGTCGGCTCGACTGCCCGCGGCACGTGGCTGCCCGGCGACCGCGACATCGACCTGTTCGTACGATTTCCCCCGGACCTCCCGCGCGAGAACCTCGAACGCCACGGTCTCGCCGTCGGCCACGCCGTGCTTCCCGACGGCCACGAAGAGTACGCCGAACACCCCTACGTCACTGGCGAGTTCGACGGATTCGGCGTCGATATCGTGCCCTGCTATCGCGTTTCGAGCGCGACCGCCATCCGCTCGGCGGTCGATCGCACGCCCTTCCACACCCGCTATCTCGAAACCCGGCTCGACGACGCGCTCGTGACGGAGGTCAGACTCACGAAACGCTTTCTCTCGGCCATCGACGTCTACGGCAGCGACCTCCGGACGAGGGGCTTTTCGGGCTACCTCACCGAACTCCTGACCCTCGAACACGGTGACTTTCGAAGTCTCGTCGGGGCGGCCGCCGACTGGCAGCCACCCGTTCGCTTCGACCCGGAGAGACACGGCAGCCGAACGTTCGACGACCCGCTCGTGATGGTCGACCCCACCGATCCCGAGCGCAACGTCGCGGCGGTGCTCTCGCCCACGAGCCTTGCGCGCTTCCAGCATCACGCACGCCGATTGCTCGCCGACCCCGCTGAGGACCACTTCGAGAGCGACGCGCCGACACCGCTGTCGGCCGCGGACGTGCGCCGGGAGATCGACCGCCGCGCCACGACGCCGGTCGCCGTCCGCTTCGACGCACCGGCCATCGTCGACGACCAGCTCTACCCCCAACTCGAAAAGTCGCTCACGGGTGTTCGCACCGCCCTCGACGAGCACGGTTTCGAGGTGCTTCGCTCGCGGGCGTTCGCCCGGGAGACGGGCGTGCTGTTCTACGAACTCGCCGTCGCCGATCTTCCAAGGGTCGAGCGCCACGTCGGGCCGCCGGTGAGCACGCGCGAGCACGCCGAGCGCTTCTACGAGACCTACGAAAACGCCGATTGCTACGGACCGTTCGTCGACGGCGAGCGCTACGTCGTCGAGCGCGACCGCGCGTTCCGCACCGCATACGCACTCCTCGACGACGGTCTCGACGGCGTGGCACTCGGCGTCGACGTCGAGCGCGCACTCGAAGACGGGTACTCGGTCCTCACGGCCGACGAGGTGGCCGCGCTCACCGAGGAGTTCGGCGACGAACTCGCCGACTACTTCGCACCCAGTCCGTGA
- a CDS encoding DUF7282 domain-containing protein — MQRSSVAVALVSALLVVGAGMGGALAATDSHHAQQSPTGTTDAGSETSTGDGATATGSTGVTFDDQNGSGESVVVQSATLPQAGFVAIYDSTRSGNETDQIIGTSYPLSAGTSDNIRIQLDEPLNDSKSLTAVVHADSNGNDEFDFVSSDGQQDPPLTQDGRRIVDIAQVSTDSAGTGGGTDAATESSGEATDAAATEAGGDGQTAAASGNGSGGENGSGDSSSSGPGFGLAVAVVALLAVALLATRRN, encoded by the coding sequence ATGCAACGGAGTTCAGTCGCCGTCGCCCTCGTCTCGGCGCTGCTGGTCGTGGGTGCCGGCATGGGCGGCGCACTCGCCGCCACCGATTCCCACCACGCACAGCAATCGCCGACCGGGACGACCGACGCCGGCAGCGAAACGAGCACCGGTGATGGAGCCACCGCAACGGGCAGCACGGGCGTCACGTTCGACGACCAGAACGGCAGCGGCGAGAGCGTCGTCGTCCAGTCCGCGACGCTCCCCCAGGCGGGATTCGTCGCCATCTACGACAGCACCCGCTCGGGCAACGAGACGGATCAGATCATCGGCACCTCCTACCCGCTCAGCGCTGGCACGTCGGACAACATCCGCATCCAACTCGACGAACCGCTCAACGACTCGAAGTCGCTGACGGCGGTCGTCCACGCCGACAGCAACGGTAACGACGAGTTCGACTTCGTCTCCTCGGACGGGCAGCAGGACCCGCCGCTCACGCAGGACGGTCGGCGCATCGTCGACATCGCACAGGTCTCGACCGACAGCGCCGGAACCGGCGGGGGGACCGACGCTGCTACCGAAAGCAGTGGCGAGGCGACCGACGCAGCAGCCACCGAGGCCGGCGGTGACGGCCAGACGGCGGCTGCCAGCGGCAACGGGAGCGGCGGCGAGAACGGGAGCGGCGACAGCAGTTCGTCCGGTCCCGGCTTCGGTCTCGCGGTCGCGGTCGTTGCGCTGCTTGCGGTCGCACTACTCGCAACGCGACGGAACTGA
- a CDS encoding MFS transporter — protein sequence MNDEANTNSGTRRETAGLLVGFFLLSMAAAAYEIAPASVLPVIQESLGLGASAAGWLVSVMYATAVVTSVPVGIALDRFSVRRAVVFGTLALVVAGVWGWYAATAGAFLWLLASRVLGGLSYVIFWNAGANSVGSAVAPEYRATAVGVFTASAPVGFALGQFGSPLVESVAGWPAILPTYAAIGVAGVVVFLLATREHVPGVETDAPDRTGLLDLFTDSGVWTVCVLCFLAYSLYLFVNTWLPSYLVDGFGISLAASGLLTALFPTIGAVARSASGAVSERLFDGKRRPVAVASFAVATPAVVAFALVSRLELVVAALVVVGFAIQLVTGLLFSYIAEIVPPTVRTTAVSLLTSIGLFGAFAAPIAGGAIIDSAGYAPAFLVAGGVAVVGVVLALRAPEPG from the coding sequence GTGAACGACGAAGCGAACACGAACAGCGGGACCCGACGCGAGACCGCAGGGCTACTCGTCGGCTTTTTCCTGCTCTCGATGGCCGCCGCGGCCTACGAGATCGCTCCGGCGAGCGTGCTCCCGGTCATCCAGGAGTCGCTCGGTCTCGGCGCGAGCGCGGCGGGTTGGCTCGTCAGCGTCATGTACGCGACGGCGGTCGTCACCAGCGTTCCCGTCGGCATCGCGCTCGACCGGTTTTCGGTGCGCCGAGCGGTCGTCTTCGGCACGCTCGCGCTCGTCGTCGCCGGCGTCTGGGGCTGGTATGCGGCCACCGCGGGGGCCTTTCTCTGGCTGCTCGCCTCGCGCGTGCTCGGGGGTCTCTCCTACGTCATCTTCTGGAACGCCGGCGCGAACAGCGTCGGCAGCGCCGTCGCGCCCGAGTACCGGGCGACCGCCGTCGGCGTGTTCACCGCGAGCGCCCCCGTTGGCTTCGCGCTCGGTCAGTTCGGCAGCCCGCTCGTCGAGAGCGTCGCCGGCTGGCCCGCGATCCTTCCCACCTACGCCGCCATCGGCGTCGCCGGCGTCGTCGTGTTCCTGCTCGCGACCCGAGAGCACGTCCCCGGCGTCGAGACGGACGCGCCCGACCGCACGGGACTGCTCGACCTGTTCACCGACAGCGGCGTCTGGACGGTCTGTGTGCTCTGCTTTCTCGCCTACTCGCTCTACCTGTTCGTCAACACGTGGCTGCCGAGCTACCTCGTCGACGGGTTCGGCATCTCGCTAGCGGCCAGCGGCCTGCTCACCGCACTCTTTCCGACCATCGGAGCCGTCGCCCGCTCGGCCAGCGGCGCGGTCTCCGAACGGCTCTTCGACGGGAAACGCCGCCCCGTCGCGGTCGCGTCGTTCGCCGTCGCCACGCCCGCCGTCGTCGCCTTCGCGCTCGTCTCGCGGCTCGAACTCGTCGTCGCGGCGCTGGTCGTCGTCGGCTTCGCCATCCAGCTCGTCACCGGCCTGCTCTTTTCCTATATCGCCGAGATCGTTCCCCCGACCGTGCGGACCACGGCCGTCTCGCTGCTGACGAGCATCGGACTGTTCGGCGCGTTCGCCGCCCCCATCGCCGGCGGCGCGATCATCGACAGTGCGGGCTACGCTCCGGCCTTCCTCGTCGCCGGCGGCGTCGCCGTCGTGGGAGTCGTGCTGGCACTACGCGCGCCCGAACCCGGTTGA